CCAGGGCCGGGGCGCGCGATTTGCAATGCAAAGTCACCCCGCCTCCAGCGCCTCCATCTGCCCCGGGGACCCGCATTCACTCCCGGCCTCGCCCGCCGGGGGCCGGCCCGTCACCCGCtcgcccccctgcccccaccccccgggCGCGAAGGGAAGTTTTGCAATCGCGGACAAACAATCTTCGGTCTTGCACGGGCTTGAAAAAGTTGGGGGAAAATGAAGCGTGAGCGAAATCGAAGACATCGCCAGAGCGCCGACCTCGGCACCACGGGCTTGGGGGAcgcaccccaccccgccccgccgGCTCTCTCTCTCGCCTAGCCTGACGGTGGTTACCTCGGGGGTGGGGGCGCTCAGTAGCCCCCCAGCCAGCTGGCGAAGTCTAGCAGCTCCCGCTCGTTGGGGCTCGGCGCGCCCTCGCAGCCGCTGTCCTCCGACGAGTAGGCGGAGCGCGGGGAGCCGGGCTCCGAGCTGCCCCCGCGGCCCGGGGACGACGAGGCGCAGGAGGGCGAGGTGGCGGCGGCCGCGGCGGCTGGGGTCCCGGTTGGCGGGCGGGGTGCGGGGGAGCGCGCGGGCGGTGCCAGCAGCCCCCCGGCCAGGGCGGCGCGCATGGCGTCGTGCTCGGCCAGCAGGCGCTGCAGCGCGCGGATATACTCCACCGCCGAGCGCAGCGTCTCCACCTTGCTCAGCTTCTTGCTGGCGCCGCCGTGCGGCACGTGCTGCCGCAGCGCCTGGAAGCCCAAGTTTACCAGCTTCACGCGGTTGCGCTCTCGTTCGTTGCGCTGCGCCACGGCCGCCGCGCCGCGTCCGCTCTCCACCGCCcccggccgccgccgccggctGCACCGCAACAGCTCCGGGGACGCGGACCTCCGCCGCAGAGGGCAGCCGCCGGGGTCGCCCGGCGCGGGCCGGAGCAGCGCGCCGCGGTCCATCACGTCCACATCCACCCACCCCGCGCCTCCTCCAAGCCCGCGGCGCGCCGCGGCCAGGTGCGTGCCCAGGCGTGGCGGGGGATTGCGCCCCGACGTGGCCCCCGGCGCGGCGCCGCCGAGCTTCTCCCGGGGGCGCACTCTCTGGGTGGCCGAGCGGTGGCGAGCCCTGCACGCCGAGGAGCGTGGGGCACTCGTGTCCCGCGCGTGCGGCCGTACGCTCCCCGGATCTCCCTCGGGCGGCGCAGGAGGCCGGGTTTTAAATGTATAGATAACCCTCCTCCTAGCCGCCGCCTTTCCCACGCCCTCCCCTCGCctcgccctcccgccacgcttcgCCCGCCCCCGCGCGCACCCGGCCGGCACAATCCGAGCCGCGCAAGTGCGCGcgcctcccacccaccccccggGAGCTGTCCGCCGGCCGCACGGGCGCTCCCAGCCCCAGCAGGTGCCCAGCGCGAGCTCCCAGGCGCAGCCCACAGGTCCCCGTGGGCGACCACCCTGGTCTTCCGAGCCCTGTCGGCAGGTCCCCAGTGTAACTCCAATCCCGCGCGCACCCGGCAGGTCTCTGGATCCGCCAGCCTTCCGCCCGAGCCCAGGGTGGGATGCGGGGGCGGGATGCGTGGCCGCGGCCACCGCGTGGCTATCCTGACAGAGCGAGACCCCAGAGGACCGCACGCGCCTCACCGTCTGCGCCCCACCCCCTGCAGCCGAGAGGTGGGGCGAGGCTCTCGGCCAATCGCGGCGGGCGGGCTCCGCCTCCGCGCCCCCACCCCCCGGAGGCAGCGCGTACGCCCGGCGCGTGGCTCGCAGAGCGTCGCTAACTAGGCTCCGgccccgcccgccccgccccgcgccccacACCTGTGCCCGAGCCTGCTGCACACCTGCGTGCTCGCCCagaggggtggggctggaggggcGGGGTTTGGGGAGGAGCCGGGCCTCCTTGTCCCCGCCCTCCACACGCTCAACCTGGGGTGTCCTTGCACCCCCGGACTGGGGGCCCCGAGCGGCGCCTAGAGCCTGAGGACCTGCGGGTTTGCACCCCATCGCCTCGGCGGCGGGCCGCTCCCTTTTCCTTGCCGCCCTCTCCCGTATTTCCCCCCATGCGTGGCCTCCTGACCCCTATCCTCCGGTCGCTGTCCCGTTTGCTACCCGCTACCCCTCGCGTCTCGCTCCTCCTTCCGTGCTCTGTTTCTGCTAAGTGCGACCTCGGGCATCAGCCCCGGGCCTggtgcccctctcccacccctctGAGCCACCCCAGGCGGCTGACATTGGTCGTTGCAGACAGCTGCGGCGCCCAGGGTTCAGTGCGACCCGTGCCCACGGGAGGTGGGACGTGGAGAGCGCTTTCCTCCCTGACCCATGGGGGAAATTGGGGTGTGTGCAGGACCCCACCTTACCGGGAGGGTCTGGGTCCTGACAGTGCCCGGGAAAGCCAGCTGGATGACCTGTCCCCCTACCCCCGGGGTCCATAGCCAGGCTGGTTTTTCCGGAAGGTGGCCATGCATGGAATTGGAGGACCCTCAAGCTGAGTTGCCTTTCTGTTTTGGCTCCAAGTGGCTGCCCAGGCCGGGGCCTCCCGTATTCACTTCTGGGTGCCCACTGCCTCCCACTGACCTGCCCACTGCCTCCCACTGCCCTGCCCGATTCCCTGGAGTCCTTCTCCTTGGCATTCCTACTTTGGGGAGTGGGGTGCAGGGTGGCACCGCCGGGCCCAGGCCGAGTTGAGGCTGCCCGTGTGGACCCATCCTCCCTCCATCCCGGGAGCCAGGTGGGTGAGCGTGGGTCCCTTTCTACCTGAGAGGAAGCAGACTCAGGCAGGACAGCCCCTGAGCCCCCCTGTCAGCGCTGGGGCGTGCTCTGGCCCAAATGGAATTCCAGACCCTCCCTCGGCCCCGTGTTCCCAGCCTTGCTCCATCCAACAGAGTCGCCCCTGCTGGCTTCTGCAGCTCCCCTGCTCAGAGGCCCCCACTTCCCCGAGGGTCACTGGCAGACCCCTCCCCCCCCCGAGATGACTGGGGCTGATCTCCTTCCTCTGCCCACACAAGACCGCAGGACTAGGCGTCAGAGAAAATCCTGGAATCCCGCAAACTGGGTCCCAGACATCCTTGCCTGGACTTGAGCTGGCCTCTGGGGCCTGGAGACCTGTGGATATCTACTGCCATGGACAAACCATGGGATTTGAGTGATTTACGATCCTTATCTCTAGGATGCCGTGGGTTGCTggttccttcctgcagctgcggTCAGCCAGGATGACCGGTTGGTGGGTGTCCTTCCCCACAGGGTCTCCCGTCCCAGCTCCTTCACAGCTGCGTGCCTGAACCCACACTCAGGACACAGCCCCTCGGCATACTGCTGGTCAAAATAAGTTACCTGGACAGGCCCAGGTTCGGGGGACGGAGAAATGAGTGCGATGAGACCACGGGGGCAAGGGGGGgccctgccccatgcccatcCATGTCTCCTTCAAAGCCCCCACCCTGGCACCTGTGCATGCAGCCCCACCTACTGCCCCTTGCACCCGCAGACGcagccccacccacctcccccaTTGCACGTGCACAGCTTCCCCACTTCCCCCCTCCCCTGCATGCAAAGCGCAGgctcccccacctccccttccccccGCATCCACCCACGCAgcgcgccccacccccacctgcagcATAGTTCTTGTCCCTGTCCGAAATGGAAGTTGTCTCTGGTGTTGGGGACTGACTCACGTCCCCACAGAAGGCGTGTGGGTGGGAGCCCTCTGTCACGTGGGACCTGTGAAGGTGTTTTAGCTCAAGTCCGGCCCAAAAGGAGTGAGGGGGGCTTTTCTGCGGACTGGCTGAAGTCCTTAGGAGCCCAGGAACTTGAGCTCAGAAAGAGAAGCCCGGGGGGCCTTGGCAAGCGGCGCCACCCGATGGTGGTGAGAGCCAGACGGCGGGCGCGCTCAGGGCCCAGCCGGTGGGGAGTGGATGCACAGAACCGGGCGTGTCCCGGGGCGGAGCATGGCTCAGCCCTGAGAGGGGACCGGGCCCAGGCACATGCTGCGACGGAAGAAGCCACGCTCAGAAGGCCACGTACTGTAGGATCCGTTTATACGGATTGTCCAGGATGGGCTCTGTCCACAGAGCAGGCAGGTGGCCACTGAGGGCGGGGAGGTGGGGGCGTCCGAGGTTGGGGTAAAGGATCTGGAATTTCGTTTTGAGGGGATGAGAACGTTCTAAGGTAACGCTGTGGTGCCCACACATATCTGTGGATATACTAAACCCTtcattgtacactttaaaggGGTGGGTTGCGTGGCATgtgaattataactcaataaagatgttttaaaaatatttttattgataaaacaacatacaaacatagaaacagtcttaacatacaaacatctcATCCATGTGAGccatgtacaatcagtggctcacaatatcatcacatagttgtgtattcatcaccactatcatttttagaacacttgcctcactccagaaaaaaaaataaaaaaggaaaaagaaaaaattcatgcatacgatactccttatccctccctctcattgaccactcgtgtttccatctacccaatttattttaacctttgtcccccttattacATATTATGTATAGATactgtttactcatctgtccataccctaggtaaaaggagcatcagacacaaggttttcacaatcacacaatcacattgtaaacgttatatcattatacaatcatcttcaggaaacaaggctcctggaacacagctctatattttcaggtacttccctccaacctctccaacagaccataaactaaaaaggtgctatctgtatagtgcataagaataacctccaggataacctctcgactctgtttggaatctctcagccattgacactttattttgcctcactcctcttcttttggtcaagaaggtttgctcattcccttgatgccgagtcccctCAATAAAGCTGTTCACAATTAAAATAAACCTGCTGTTCCAGGTGCCGCACCCACATCCTGGCACCCCTCCTTGGGCCGTGtcacccattctttttttttttttttaacatttttattgtgaaataaaatacacaaaagagcaacacatttcaaagcatattttaacaagtagtcatagcACAGATTTCATAGCTTGCCCGTCCTTGAGTCTCCATCCCTGAATGCTAGGCCGGAGGTGGCGGGCAGGGCAGGTCTCAGGTGGCACCATCCCAGGCACTGCGGCTGCCAGGCCCAGGCAGCAGTATGAGCCCCACAGAGGAGCGCGGCTGGGCTCCAGCAAACCGTCCCGAGGGACGCTGACATGGGGATTTCACGTGGTTTTCCTGCATCACAAAATGATTCTCTCCCGTTGGTGTCTTCCTCCCACTTAGAGGCGTGAACACTGTCCTCGCCTTGTAGACAGTGCCCGGCACGTGCAGGGCAGGGGGTCACGGGCTGCTCTACCCACCCACGGGCCGCCCTGCAGCCAGACAAGCCCACCCTCCTGTCCCCGAAGCCCACTCCTTCTGGGTGCCCTCCCTACTGGGGCATCCCTCCACCTCACCAGGCGGAAAAGATGGGGGTCAACCCCAGGTCCTGGCACGGCTCCCCTGCCATCTCTTAACTTTGTctccgtctgtctgtctgtctgccgcACCTCGAGCAGGGTCACCACGTGTCGCTGTGGTCTTGCATCCCGGCTTTGCCCCCTCCCGGCCTCTCTCTGGCTGGAAGCCCAGTGGGACCCTGCCTTCACCGTCGGGGTCGAGGCCTAGCTCCACGGCCCTCTGTCCCCACCACCTGTCCGGCTTTGGCGTCATCACTGCAAGCCGTCTCGGACCCCTGCAGCCTCCTGGCCCCCACTGCTGGTGGGCTCTGTGAGGGCGGGCACGGCCCCTCCTCTCCCTCGACGGCCAGGGAGCCCGGTGTATTGTGCTCTCCATGTGGCAGTGCTGCAGGGAGCCTGTCAGCGGGCAGGACAGCTAGCCAAGGGAGGGTCCCAGCTCTGCGACTGGCCTCCAGGGGTTCCTGAGCTCTTTGCGGCCCAGCCCCTGGGCCCCCGGGGCTGCTGGAACCGGGGTGCAGGGCCCAGAGCTTGGGCGGCTGTGcagaggtggggatggggaaggagGTCGGGGCACGTGTGCAGACATGGGGGGCTTGGCCCAGGGGAAGGAGCTGCTGCTGGAGCATCAGGTGGACAGACTCCTGCAGGACCTTCTTCCCTCAAGCCGAGGGACCTCGAGGTGAGCCCTCCGTGCCTCGGCCTCTCACGCAGGAAACGGGACGAGAATGAAATGAGGAGCACGTGCCGAGCCtgggagaggctgggccaggggCTCTGGCCACCCTCATTCACCCTGCAGCTGCTCCTAAGGGGAGCATGTGGGTTTGCCCCCTCCTGACCCCTCAGGACTGGCGTGGGCAGAGGACCCTGGTGAGCCGGGAGGCTGGGAGGGCCAGGGCTGACCACTGGCTGGTTGGGCCCAAGCCCTGCCTGTGTCCACAGCCCGACGCCGTTGGGCAGCTCTGTCTCTGCCCCTCCAGGGACTGCGCCTCAGCGCCAGGTTCCTCGTTAGGTCCTTTCTGATTCAGGTCATGGGTTGGGAGACCTCAGAACCTTCCAGAATCCTCCTCCAGGTATGTAAACTATGCTGCAAGCCTCGTGTGTGCATCGCATTCGCTGTTCAGGTCACTCGGGAGCCCTTGGAACCTTCTGGAATCCTGATGCATGGGGAAGCAGGAAGCTTTGGAAAGAGAAGTGCACCCCAGCACTCAAGCTTCAGATGTGCTGAGAAGACAAATTCAGGGGCTGCTCTGGAGAGAAGAGCCTGGTGCTCCCCCGAGGGGGTTTCACAACGGAGCTGGCCCCACCTGTCTCCGGGTGCAGTGTCTGTGAGCAGGTTTGGGCGGCCTGGAGCAGCGCTGCCCAGCCAGAATACACCGTGAACCACGTACGCAATTTCAAATGACCTGATCTGGCCATGTCTAAAACACCAATAAGGAGAAACAGATGAAATACATCTAAGACATCtggttcccggaccatgcacctccccgccccaccctcacaagtacaaaaaaatatatgtatatataacatatatatgcatatatatatatatgacaagatCACTTCAGCCTGTCATTgatgtgtaactatatagcttttacaatgtgactgtgagattgtgaaaaccttgtgtctgacgctccttatatccagggtatggacagatgagtaaaaaaaagaaaggatgaaaaataagcaaataatagtggggataagggtaaaaaaaatttgagtagataagagggatgggtaaggggtatgaaatgtatgagttttttcttgtttctttttatttctttttctggaatgatgcaaatgttcccaaaatgatcctggtgacgaatgcacaactctgtgatgataatATGAGCCACTGTGTACCATGAATGTGTGTGGAGATGCCTCAATAAAAGTGTTAAACGAAACATGCCATCGAGATAAAACGAGCAACTTGACCTTCTCCTTGGCATCCAGAGACTTTTGAGTGAAGCGTGCATTGCGCGCTCCCAGCACGTTTTAGTTTGCACCAGCCACGCTGCGGTTCTTTTGTGGATGGTGGTGAGGCTATGGGACAGCACAGGTCTTGGCAGAGAAGCTTCATGCTCTGTTCCCTCCCGTAActgacagggaaactgaggctcagagagggcaggtGACCTGCCCCCAGCCGGCCAGCGCGGGGCAGAGAGAGCCACGGGCCCCAGCTGCGCGCCTTCAGTCCTGCCTCCTTAGGAGAGCTGGTCCGCACCCCGCCCCCCGCCTCTAGGCCACGGGGAGGATGGCAGCACGTTCAGGACAGGACAAATCATCCGGCCCCACGTTCCAACCACAGCGccagagagtgagaaagaaaacagaggaggTGCGAGAGAGGCCTCTTCTAACTAGCTCCAGGTCAAAGAAGAGTGCAAAGCAGCGTGATGGGCTTTTTGAAACTACGTGGCTGCCAGAACAATTCCTGTACAAGCCTTACCCCAAAACAGGTCAGTGGTCTTAAGGGAGCTTCTTAGAAAACAGGAAAGACGGAACATAAATGAATAAAGCTTCACTTCAAGAACATCAGGaagagaaaatcaaaaccaaTGTAAAAAGGTGATAAGGAGACACTAATGTCgctaaaagaagaaattagtaaGATGGAAAACAGAACTTTGTCAATAAGATGAaaacctgattttttaaaaatgacctacAAAATAGGCTAATGTAataaagaaattagagaagacatagtgaaaaaaaatggaactctgGAAGGGAACATGACAGATGTAAGAGAGAGATTATAAATTAAAGACCGCTTTCTGCTTCTCACGGTAGGAGGGGTGGAGTTGACCCTATCCCTTGAATCAACCCAACAAAAGGATCAATTTTGGGAAAAAATGGTTTTCAAGACACTGGATGTCAGACATCAAAGGAGAGTGAAACTCCAGTGATGGGCAGCCAATGGGGGGGCCTGGGgctgcccagcccctcccccaagAGTGGCCCAGGGCACAAGCCTGGGCACAACCCATGGACTCTTGGATTGAGGACGCCGAGCAAGGGCTCTGTGGAGGCTGAGCTGGCTTGCTCTCTTAGTCCGATCATGGGGGGAGAGACCTGTTGTGAGGTAGGACCTCTGGTTacatcgtttccatggagatgtgaccctgcccattcaagatgggtcgtaatccacttactggagtcctttaaggaagCTCATGGAGAAAGAGAGCATTCCAGGAGATGCTAAGTGAGGAcgcacagaaacagaaagagccagaacctggaaagaccCAAGGCAAGGTAAGAGAAGACATCCAGAGTTTGCcccggagaagctaagagaggccCCACagaggctgtattagttagggttctctagagaaacagaatcaacagggaacacttgcaaatataaaatttatgaaagtgtctcacgtgaccgtaggaacgcagagtccaaaatccacagggcaggctgcgaagccgatgactccaatggatggcctggatgaactccacaggagaggctcaccagccaaagcagggatgcaacctgtctcctctgagtcctccttaaaaggcttcccatgattggatttagcatcactaattgcagaagacactcccctttggctgattacaaatggaatcagctgtggatgtggctgacgtgatcatgacctaatcctatgaaatgtcctcattgcaacagacaggccagcgcttgcccaatcagatgaacaggtaccacaacttggccaagttgacacctgtccctaaccatgacagaggcttagagaaagaaacaCCCTGGAGATGCTACGAGAAGACCTGCAgggcagagaggaagccactgaccagcagacaccgccacgcgcccttccagctgacagagctgttccagacggcggtgacctttcttcagagtccaggtatcatcttgctAATGCCtgaattcagacattttcatggccttagaactataaatttgtaacctaataaatcccctttgtaaaaaccgatccatttctggtatattgcattccggcagctttagcaaaccgaaacagagGCCACGGCAGCGTGCCTTCCCAGGATGGAGAACCAGAGAGGGACTCTTAGAGATCTGCAGAGGCCCCTCGAATACTCAGCAGGGGACTGATAAAGGTGGTTATGTGAAGAAAGTGCCAGAGACTGGGGAAAGAGTTGCCCTAAAGGGTCAGCCATAGTGCCCAGCTCTCCCTCGCGGTGAGAATAATGGCGCCATTCCCACCAGCCAGCGTGGGGAACCTCGTAATTCACGAGGCATGGGGTGGACCCTGCGGGAGCACCTTGCCTCAGTGGTGGGGGACAGCGAACCCTAAGCTGGACACCTCTCCAGTCTGCCTGgcaaatcttaaaagcaagaccCAGAAGAATCGAAGTGTatccaggtgtgctggtttgaaaggaagtatgccccctaagaaaagtcatgttttaatataaatcccatttcttaaaggtagaatagtctctattcaatgctgtgtatttgggactgtgatgggatcatctccctggttgatgagatttagttaagaacggttgttaaactggattaggggatgatatgtctccacccatctgagtgggtcttgattagtttctgaagtcctataaaagaggaaacattttggagaatgagagactcagagagagcagagaatgctgcagcagcacgaagcagagagtccaccagccagcgacctttggagatgaagaaggaaaacgcctcccggggagcttcatgaaacaggaagccaggagacaaagctagcagatgataccatattcgccatgtgcctgtccagccgagagaggagccctgactgcgttcaccatgtgcctttccagatgagagagaaaccctgaacttcatcggccttcttgaaccaaggtatctttccccggatgcctttgattggacatttctatagacttgttttaattgggacattttctcggccttagaactgtaaacttgcaacttattaaattccccttgttaaaagccattccgtttctggtatgttgcattccagcagctagcaaactagaacagattttggtaccggagagtggggtgctgctgctgcagtttgcaaataccaaacatgttggaacggctttttaaatggatatggggaagattctggaagagttgtgaaaagcttgatagagaaggcctagaatgttttgaagagactgttggtagaaatgtggactctaaagacaattctgatgaggccttagatagaaatgaggtccgtgttattgtagactggaaggaaggcgatccttgttttaaaatggcagatagtctggcaaaattgactagtggctttggctggaaggcaaattttaaaagccatgaacttggatatttagcagaagagatcttcaaattaaatgtcgaaagtgcagtctggtttctccttgcagcttatagtgaaatgcgacaggaaagagataagctgaaaactgaactcttgagtaaaaagaaaccagaagttgaggtcccagaaaattctgggcctacagaaagggagactacagagtatagtgtggatttaaccaaatgtagaaccagccagtcatttcagagaaagtcaggatcagacatggagttatccaggaaagatttgtggaaactccttacgtctgatgggcatgatccaaggctactgcatagaaagccaacgagagtgctgtgggacctgtataaacagagctgctgccagtttGGACTGaaaggttcagagaagggacacattggaggaaaaataacttcagaggcaaagccatggaggctgaggtctgaagtcaagaagcctcaggccaggagagcagacccacccaagcccgtggagagggtgagtttgccccaaaggcagagaatgggccttccacctcattgcagtggaagagtcatgccgcctcaggccttggaga
This region of Tamandua tetradactyla isolate mTamTet1 chromosome 9, mTamTet1.pri, whole genome shotgun sequence genomic DNA includes:
- the ASCL2 gene encoding achaete-scute homolog 2; the protein is MDRGALLRPAPGDPGGCPLRRRSASPELLRCSRRRRPGAVESGRGAAAVAQRNERERNRVKLVNLGFQALRQHVPHGGASKKLSKVETLRSAVEYIRALQRLLAEHDAMRAALAGGLLAPPARSPAPRPPTGTPAAAAAATSPSCASSSPGRGGSSEPGSPRSAYSSEDSGCEGAPSPNERELLDFASWLGGY